In Kwoniella bestiolae CBS 10118 chromosome 3, complete sequence, the genomic stretch ACTTGGGCCGTGCAGTAAAGCCTTtgggaaagaaagaggacaagggaaggggaggggaaggggagaggcAGGGGAGAGGCAGGGGAGAGGCAGGGGAGAGGCAGGGGAGAGGCAGGGGAGAGGCAGGGGAGAGGCAGGGGAGAGGcaggagaggggaaggggggagTTAACGTAGAGACATTTCCCGCATGGCTTTTCCCATGTCCGCTAGACTCTCCTTACTCCCCCAAAGACTTGTACGCTCCCGTACATGGGGTTTTAAACTAatctgactcaccttgtactTTGCATACTTTGCCAACCAGTCCAAACACGTTATACCCAACTTGAACTTGCCCGTTTTCGAGAATTTCCCGAAACATGTTCCCAGAGATATCAAGTTCGGTCGAGCAACGGAGGTGGCGTAGTGCAGCattgggagggggaggtagtATACTCTGTGAAAGAAGGTCCCCATACGTCAGCTTTAATGGCTTGAACACAAATGTCTTCATCGTTTGAAACAGAGTTGAGCAGAATCTATTGTACCAGCATCTCCCTTGGCTATGCAGACTCCGTCTCACATATCGCTCAGAGGAGAGTCGGTGAGTCAGAACACCTACCTATCCTTATGCAGCCTAAAGCAGTacgcatcatcctcatctctaTCTATCAGATGAACCAGATTCTTCCCTATGTAATTTGCGAGTTCTGATAGCACACACAATATTTAGCTACACACCTTCTTTGAGGAGGGACAGAAGGAAGCAAAGCTCACTCTCGAAAACTGCTTttgtctcttcctctgtcaatggtctcatcttgatttgatTGTATGATTCTTGGGAATTGATTATAAGATGTTATATTGCTATGATATACAATTATCAGACATGAGCCTTCGCAAGTGGACATGAAATATTTACATCTTTCCTTGCAGATTCAACTTTTACCACGCGAGCCGGACAAATAAACCGGGATAAAATGAAAAGAAATAACAAGAGATTTAATTTTAATGGGGTGCCCCACATTTCACCGTACTGTAGTTGAGGATGAACGACGCGCAAACGCAATGAAGGATGACATGTCATCGTTGAACATTCAAGGAGTGTCCAGTTATCCACAAGTCTATATCTaaaacccatcatcccaaCATCTCCACTGATCAATTAAGACTCGAGCTACCTTCCCGCCTTCACGCTCACCCAGTCCACTGAACAGGtacaccatcctcctcttgtcCTACATCCTCGAACAGTTGGAAGCAGTAGTCCATCATGGTATGTCATATCCAATCTCCACTTCCCCATTTCAGATGTACTGATCAGTCTCACATTTGACAGTTCCGAAATTCATACGACTCGGACAACACCACATTCGTGagcttccttctcaaagTCTTCTGTACAAGAGATGTAGCTAACTGATCTACCATGTCGCTCAGTCCCCTCAAGGAAAGTTGTTTCAAGTCGAATACGCCTTGGAAGCTGTCAAACAGGGATCAGCAGCTATTGGCCTGCGATCAAAGACTCATGCTGTTCTTTTGAccttgaaggtgagtatccTTCCCCCGCTTTTCTTATCGTCGTTTCATGATGTATAGCACACCCAAGAGTTTAGCTGATTTATCGTTTGGTACGCAGCGATCAACAGGTGAATTAGCGACATATCAAAAGAAGTTGATAAGGATCGATGATCATGTTGGTGTGGCTATTGCCGGATTGACGAGTGATGCGAGagtgttgaggtgagctagaGGTCTCGCTCGAGTCCGGATAGAGCAGATGGAGCTGACGATAATACTGCTGCAGCAACTTCATGAGGCAACAAGCTATGAGATCACGCATGACCTTCGGAAGGGCTATACCTGTGGGAAGGATCGTACAAAGCATTGCTGATCGTGAGTGTGACTTGCTCATTATTTTTAACACTCTTTCGGCGGCCAAGGAGACTCAAAGGAATCAGCTGACTCGGAACAACGCAATATAGGAGCACAGACCAACACCCAAGAATACGGTAGAAGACCATACGGAGTAGGGTTCTTAGTTATCGGCGAAGACGTGGGTGTCTTCTCTCATTCGCTCAGCTGTCCAGCCCTTCCCCCATATAGACGCagatcaagctgatgctTTTGGGTATTATGTCTAGGAAACTGGCCCTCATCTCTACGAGTTCTCACCTTCTGGTACTGCTTTCGAATATTACGCTCACTCAATTGGAGCCAGAAGTCAAAGTGCCAAGACTTATTTGGAAAAGAATTTCGAGAACTTTGAAGATGGTATGTTTGGATGGATCATCCGTATCCCTCTCTTATCGTGACCAATTCGTATCGTGTTCTACTGACTAACGATGCCTCCCACCCCTTAGCCCCCCTCGCAGAACTGATCAACCACGGTCTCTCCGCCCTGCACGACACCCTCCAACAAGAcaaatccctctccctccacaACACGTCCATCGCAATTATCGGTCCACCCGACGCAGCGATAGAAAACCTGGGCCAATCTGCAGCGGCCAAGCGAGGTAACTTCAGAGTATGGGAGAACCAAGGTGTCGAGGAGCTGTTGAAAGCttggaggagaagtaggGGGGAACCTGAAGATGGACCTCAGGAGGAAGCTGCTCAACCACCTGCTGCTGAGCAGGCTCAGTCTGCGGAGGGGAGCGAGAATGCTCCGGCTGGAGCGCCTGcgggtggggaggatgtgaCTATGGAGGAACAATAGGTTTTCGTAGTGATGTAGAAAAAGCAGGCATGTAGTGTAAGATCGTAGAATGCATCTTCATGTTTGGATCCGTATATCATGATCCTTTcacggatgatgaggttggtgtTCGCCACAACAGGTGATGAGTCGTGATCGGGACGTGCGTTGGAGAGACAAACGCTCAATGAGGCGTGAAAATGTTCACTTCGGTTGGTCCCACATAGACGTAGAAGAATACTCCTTATCCTGAGCATAGGCTCACATGATAACACCTGTTTTGATTTGAGTGGAACGTTTGCCTACTGACCCAAATCTCGATATCATATCTCAATGAAGGTGGGGCTGGTGGATGACCTACCACGTACCGCAAAGGGATGAGCAACTAGTACCGGACCAAGGAATTGTGCCCAGAAGCAGGATTTGCATACGTCGCGCATCACTGAAAAGAGAATCCATCATTTCTTCAACGTACTACTCACAAGAAGTTCGGGGTTTTCTACTGGATGTTAGAGGTTATGTTTGATCGATAAAAGATGCGCAATTGAGACCTGACTCGCTGATTCAATCAAATCCTTCAGTCAGATAGGATGCTACATACACGTAGACTTGCCTTCTCTTTGGCAATGCTGTAAGGTAGATCGGTAAGGCTCAAGAAAGGGTAGAACGTGCGAGATCATCGCTAATCATCTGGGGTTTCAGTGAAGACAGCGGCAGAGGATCGTGGCTAAGTTGGGCTTACATGTTGACCATGAGAGTAACAAATTGGACGTGGAACAAGCCCGAAGCACGGTAGGGTATGGCAATCATACGGTTGAACAAAATGTGTACTTGTGTACTGTATGAAGGATGCGAATTGACATCGCGATCGGCTTGATGGTGATTGAGGCAGGTACGTTGGTCCTTCGACAAAAATCTCGTCTGGTGGACTGCGGTCGACTTTTTGCTTTCCATTATGAGCCTGCTTAGAGCTTGGAAGGGAGTCATGGAGGTATGCACCGCCTTCTTGACCGTGATTTCTGAAACGAAGCGTGACGAAGAAGGCGATTTGTGGCAAAGAGCATTATTGCTAAATACATGGCCTTGAGATTGCGCTAACTACCTGTGACGACCAATACATCCTGCCATCAGAAAGCCTACGGGAAACAAACCTACGAAGAAaaaagctgagaagagaaagactGTAGTAAATCAGGGAGTTGAGCAGAAGTTGAACACCGCTACATAAGGTACAGGAGTGAGAGTGGTTGGCCAAAAGAAGAATTCTCTTCGCGAATGAGATTTATCGACCCTCTTGGATCCTCTTATTCTCCTCAGCAACCATCTGCACCTCCGTGACGTATCCCTTGAATTTTCGTAGAggaaccttcttctcgaacATCTCGTCGATCTCTGCAGGACTCCTTCGAGCCACCTCGGGAAGGAGGAACCAACCAATGACAGTACTGATCGAACCAGTTCCggcgaagaagaaaccaGTTTTGACCCCCCAGTGCGCATCGCCATTCAACATCAATGGGGTGCAGAAACTGAACAAGATTGCTACCATGTTGGAACTCGCAAGTCCCCAGTATGCGGTCCTGGCTCGTAACCTTTGAGTAGGAATTTCGGCGGCATAGGCATAACCGATAGCGGAAGCTCCGGTGGTGGTGAATGTGGCGAGACACGcgaagaagatcaaaagGGATCCGAGGGACTTGCTGGAATAATCGAAACATCCTATGATACCTAGAGCTAGGACACTGAGAGAGGTGATTCCGTATGGGTATACTGTGAGGGGTCGTCGTCCGATAGCGTCGGTTAAGGAGGCGGTGATGATCATCGCGAGGAGTTGTACGCAACCCAGAATGACCGTGACGAGGAAGGGATTCTTGTTCCCGGCCAATTGGAAGAAATATGTCGAATACGAGTTGAACACCGATAAACCAACCATCTGCTGGATAATCTTTGGCCAGGCGGCAATGATCAATCTGAGAAGATTTGAGCCTTGGAAAACCGCCCAATGACCTTCCTGGCCTTCTCGTTGAGCCACGATCTTTTCAGCTTCGAGTGTGGCAGTCATAATTGCCTATTCGGAGATCAGCGGACATCTCCGACGCCTTCCAGATCTGACGCGCGCGCCGGACTCACAATTTCATCAGGTACGTTATATCCATCGATATGACCATAATATCTGTGTAACATCTTACTAGCCTGGTCGAGCTTGCCTTTACTGACCAACCACCAAGGCGACTCTgggaggagaatgaagatcaCACCCATCACACCGATCATGCCCCATTGGGTGTAGATTGCATCTTTGAAATCCAGTGGGTTTTTAGCATTCAACCTATTCAAGGCGACGCCCGCGAGAAGTTGACCGACGCAGAACCAGCTGTTGCCCAACATTAGTAGATGAACACCTCCCCGGCTAGATCAAGACTCACAAAGTATAAGCATTGATAAAAAACCCTCGACATTGGACAGGCGAGATCTCTGATAGGTAGACTGGCAATGTTGCTTGAAGCATGCCAACGCCCATGCCGGAGAACAGTTTTGCGATCAGCCAAGTTTGCCATCCTTTGACTAGACTTTCGGCGATGACACTCTATATTCCTCATGTttcatcagtatcagtcaTCATCGGAGGAACGGGCTTGAGTCTGAGCGTTCTGTGGAGCTACAACAACTCACTGCGAcaaggaagatgaaaaggGTGTATAAAGCAGCTTTCCTTCCGAGATAATCGGTCAAATATTGCAAGAACTAAGCTCATGACAGATGTTAGCAAGGGGCATTTCCATTTGAAGACCAGCATAATGTATAGTATAACTCACGATCTGACCCAAAGTTTGACCAGTAGATTGAATGCCTCCCCAAGCAGAAACGTATTTCCCGAGAATAGCACCCTTGGCATCTCGAGGCATGATTCGGATGAAACCCTTGTTCGAGATGATACCGCCGTTCAAGTTGATTTCTGTAGTTCGCCATCCACAATTAGCTCTATGGGTTGTTGTCAGGGAATTAAGTGTAACCGGAATTATGCACTTACGATAACCTTCCAAAGAAGCACTGAATGCAGCTGCCATGGCTACCAAAGCGATCTTCTTGTTTTGCTTGACCGCCGCCCAGATCCCGAGATCATCGTGCTTTGATCTCATCTGAACTTGGCCGCCTTTCGACATGGTGCGACGGATCTCCTCGGCAGTCTGGAGATGATCGTGGTGAGCTAGTTCATTGTTCTTCTCGTCCATGTCCAAAGAGACTGGCACGATGTCGTGTGTTCGTTCAGTAGTTGGTTGAGCCATCTTGCTGAAATGCTCGTTTCAAGTGATGTATCGATCTTCTCAAACCAATCTCAGGATCAGTTGGCTCTCTTATCTTGGGCTTGAGACGGACGATTTTTCTGATGAAGGATGTTTTTATCTCATAGCGTATATATACGATCACCTGCCCATGGAGGACCATCCGGAGCACCTACATAACGGTAAAACATTACAGCGACGATACAATgcattcatcatcttctcgtcATTTTGCAACACAGCACTACCCGGCGCGGAGCCAAAAATTCATACACTTAAAGGGGGAAGGTACAAATGTGGAGGGGGAACGGAGAGTATAGCTCAAACCCGGAACAGAACTTGGTCACGTTCCCCTTACGTTTAAGCGCCATGCGAGGCCATGCGCCAGATGTCTTTGATgctttttcttcttttggACCCTTGTGGCTTGCCCTTACCGTAAGGCAAAACATGGTTTACATACTTCACAAAAGGCTATTTTCGTCCCTTCATCGAAATCCTTTTCTTGTCATGGGATCAACCTGGTGTTCGATGATATGGTGGGACGGCTCATTCTCATACCGCTTTGTCGAATTCCGGTCCGACGTAGCACTCGGAGTCATCTTACTTGCAGTACGCACGCtttgagtgagaagaaggttgtTGCCAATACGGAAGGGATAGATAGGTAGGTCATGAAACCATAGTCAAAGGGGCCCGACGACTCTGACTCTTGGCATGCAGAGATTTCGATGGCTCGTGTGAAGTCCGGACTATCGGACGGTGTCTAGTCTGCTAGTCACAGGTGCTACTCATGACATACACAAATTCATGTGGCATCCATGTTATGATCCAGCTCGCTTTCCGAGAACTTCCAAGAATCTCATCCAGAGTAAAGTATCTGTGTCTATACCTGTCTATCTATACTACGAAACTCAACACCGTCACCGCGCcctgatcctcctcttccccaccaGGAAGGTGACTGACCACTTGAATCTTTCTTTGCAAACTCAagctcaccctcttcccattaccctccttcctccaggTCACCTCCGCCGAGTTATCTACACCTAAAGCCACCTTcacttccaacccctctgAAAGGTTCAAGCGCGGCTTGAACAATACCTTCTGACAACCCGGCTCCAACACCTTGATACCAGCAACTTCAGTGCAGTACTCGTAGATAGGTACTGATCCCCACGCGTGACAATCCGATCGCTGTCTGACGTCGTCCTCTTCCCACGTTGTCAACCCATTATCtaacatcctcttccatgGTGCCCATACGTTCGCATAACTGGCTTCGTACAGCTCGTCGCTAGCCTGAGAGAACGCACGAAGAGCATAAAACATCATAACGTACGAGCATTTCGAAAATTTGGAATTCTCAAACGATCCTTTGAGGATTCTGATGCTTTCTTCGGTAGTGGTTATTCCAGCTAGGACAGCGAAGACTTGACAGTGTTGTGAATATGCTAGATCATCATTCTTGGCTATATCCGCTGTGGAATCCGTAAAGTATTCTCCATCGTAACAATGCTTTCTTATCGCCTTTCTCAACGATTCGGCACGGGTTTCGTATTCCGATGCATTTCCAGGTCGACCAACTTGACGTAGTAGTTTCGCTGCCTCTCTCAGAACATAGGCGTAAAGTAAACTGAGATACGTGTGTCTATTGGAGTTTCTCCCAGAGGTAGGAACCCCTTTGTCGGGATGATCGTCTGTCGCTGACCAGGTAGTCACCCAATCGCAGTACTGCCATACGTCCTCCGAGATACCTGATACCAAACCCAGTTCGTCGGTGTGTTGATCGAAGAATTCAAAGACACCGTCGATCTTGGGAACGAACGATTTGGAGTACGGGGTATCTCCGAAGAACAGGTGATGATCGCATATCTGGAGGATCCAGTAGAGGGAGAATCCAGCGATGATTTGAGGTACGTGCGATGGGAATCTTGATTGGGTCAAGCCCTCTGGCGTGATGGATGCGGCGAAATTGGTGATTGCCTGTCGCATGAGTCGATCATCGCCTGATATCAGGTAATGGAATAACCCGACTGATCGACTGTCCCCTGAATATCTATGATATCGTGTGTTAGCGAAATCTCAACCGAGTGAGTTCAAGAAGTACACCTACTGTAGCTGTTCGTAGAACGGACAATCGGAATACCCGTCGAAAATACAATTCCTGAGTGTCCTAATCGATAcatcccatatcctctcGCTGTACTCGTCTCCAGCTTCCTTCCAGCTGCCCTTGACATCAAGCGGGTAATTCACCTGAGTAGCGTTGAACGAGACGAGGTCGACGGGTGCACTGCCAACTTCCACCTCGAATC encodes the following:
- a CDS encoding 60S ribosome subunit biogenesis protein nip7, coding for MRPLTEEETKAVFEKLANYIGKNLVHLIDRDEDDAYCFRLHKDRVYYLPLPMLHYATSVARPNLISLGTCFGKFSKTGKFKLGITCLDWLAKYAKYKVWIKPSGELPFLYGNHVAKAHLGRITEDTPEHQGVVVYNMADVPLGFGVTARSTIDTRKLDPTGIIVFHQADVGEFLRDEDTMF